In Actinopolyspora saharensis, the genomic window GTTCGCCCGGCGACGGCGGGAAGCGTGCTCGAGCGGCAGACTGGTCCTCGTGGAGGCGTCCGGAGGTTCGTCCGGACGCCGGTCGAGTGGTCTGGAGGACGTATGCGGGTTCCGAAGGTCCCCGGTGATTTCGACGCGGGCGAGTTGCGCGGCTGGTTGGACGGCCGCTGGGGCGGGGTTCGACAGCGGGTTCGGAAGGTGCTGGAGGACGAGCCGCTGCCTCCCGGCGAGGGGCTGGACACCGAGTCCCACCGCGCCCGCACCCGCGAGCAGCTGGGCAGACTGGCGGGCAGCGAGATCACCTCGCTCGGTTTTCCCACCTCGCACGGAGGTGGGGGCGATCGCGGCGGTTCCGTGGTGTCGATGGAGATGCTGGCGGGCAACCTCTCGCTGATGGTCAAGGCGGGCGTCCAGTGGGGACTGTTCGGTGGCGCGGTGACCGCGCTGGGCACCGAGCACCACCACGACCGCTACCTGCGGTCCATCATGGACCTGTCGCTGCCCGGTTGCTTCGCGATGACCGAGACCGGTCACGGTTCGGACGTGCAGAACCTGGGCACCACGGCGACCTACGACCCGGAGGCGGGCGAGTTCGTGGTGCACACCCCGGACGAGTCCGCGCGCAAGGACTACATCGGCAACGCCGCCCGGGACGGGCGCACGGCAGTGGTCTTCGCCCAGCTGCGCACCCCGAACGCGGACGGCTCCGCGGAGGGGCACGGGGTGCACGCGCTGCTGGTGCCGATCCGCGACGAGGACGGCGAGCCGATGCCCGGGGTGAGCATCTCGGACTGCGGGCGCAAGGCCGGGCTCAACGGGGTGGACAACGGGCGGATCGTCTTCGACCGGGTGCGGGTTCCGCGCGAGGCGCTGCTGAACCGCTACGGCGACGTTTCCGCCGACGGCACCTACACCAGCCCGATCGACGGGGTGAACAAGCGCTTCTTCACCATGCTGGGCACGTTGATCACCGGCCGGGTGTCGGTGGCGGGAACGGCCGGCGCGGCCACCAAGCTGGCCCTGGAGATCGCGCTGCGCTACGGCGACGTGCGGCGCCAGTTCGAGAACCCGAGCACCGGCGCGGAAACCCCGGTGCTGGACTACCGCGGGCACCAGCGCAAGCTGCTGCCGGCGCTGGCCACCTCCTACGCGCTGCACTTCGCGCAGGAGGAGCTGGTCAACACGCTGCACGAGCTGCACACCAACCCGGACAGCGACTCGGACGGGCGGGCGCA contains:
- a CDS encoding acyl-CoA dehydrogenase; this translates as MRVPKVPGDFDAGELRGWLDGRWGGVRQRVRKVLEDEPLPPGEGLDTESHRARTREQLGRLAGSEITSLGFPTSHGGGGDRGGSVVSMEMLAGNLSLMVKAGVQWGLFGGAVTALGTEHHHDRYLRSIMDLSLPGCFAMTETGHGSDVQNLGTTATYDPEAGEFVVHTPDESARKDYIGNAARDGRTAVVFAQLRTPNADGSAEGHGVHALLVPIRDEDGEPMPGVSISDCGRKAGLNGVDNGRIVFDRVRVPREALLNRYGDVSADGTYTSPIDGVNKRFFTMLGTLITGRVSVAGTAGAATKLALEIALRYGDVRRQFENPSTGAETPVLDYRGHQRKLLPALATSYALHFAQEELVNTLHELHTNPDSDSDGRAQRELESRAAGLKAVTTWHATRTVQACREACGGAGYLEENQLSTLKADTDVFTTFEGDNTVLLQLVAKGLLTNYRDRFEELGTFGMARYVADQFVGTVVERTAARSLIQRLVDAAPNRDEEDVLFNRGWQLRMFEEREQHVLDGLTRRMRRAGTGDADPFEVFNDAQDHVLRAARVHIDRVVLEAFVAGIDRCTDPASAGVLERLCDLYVLSNIEEDRGWFLEHERISASRAKSVTEAVNALCAQLRPHAVELVEAFGVPRQWLTAPIATGEQPGTR